A genome region from Chloroflexota bacterium includes the following:
- the murJ gene encoding murein biosynthesis integral membrane protein MurJ has product MEASLPPSEIPDENVSHQGRGIARAALVVSLGNIASRIFGLIRDNRNAYFFGATGEMSAFEAASLVPKNIYELLVGGMVSAALVPVFSEYAAQKEREELWRLASLVLSLVVVVMGGFLFLAEGAAPLLTRMLVGGFDARLQNLTTILIRIISPAVVFFGVSGVLTALLYAQQVFTYPAMGAAVFNLGGILGTQLLARRIGIASLTLGIVLGAFLQMAVQLPGLRRGRIRFSLSLRHPALRRIVVLYVPVVLSLIISQIGIVIDRNLASHVGEQAIAWMAAATRLREFPLGLVSTAVSMAILPALSRLDLHSGREEFKETLALGLRLVLVLIVPATVGLFVLSVPIISLIFQHGEFTAFDTQQTARALICYLLGTPFAAVDLLLIFAFYSQKDTVTPVIVGIVCVFIYLVVAPVLAFVLGLGMLGLVLANSVQLTSHAIIMLILLRRRMGPLAKQQLPLAIGKIALASVTMGILVYLSLTALYVMVPGEGLIARTIRVGVAGAVGLLVYALGVTRLGVEEASLLVNIIQRKSRQTVLPSQDVKKA; this is encoded by the coding sequence ATGGAAGCATCTTTGCCACCATCGGAGATACCTGATGAGAACGTGTCCCACCAAGGACGTGGCATTGCCCGTGCCGCGCTTGTCGTTTCTCTAGGCAACATAGCTAGCCGCATTTTCGGGCTGATACGCGACAATCGCAATGCTTATTTCTTTGGAGCAACCGGTGAGATGAGCGCCTTTGAGGCTGCTTCCCTTGTGCCCAAAAATATCTACGAATTGCTGGTAGGGGGCATGGTGAGTGCTGCTCTGGTTCCGGTTTTCAGCGAATACGCAGCGCAAAAAGAAAGAGAAGAGCTCTGGCGTCTGGCAAGTCTCGTGCTCAGCTTAGTAGTGGTGGTCATGGGTGGTTTTTTGTTCCTGGCTGAAGGAGCAGCTCCATTGCTGACCCGCATGTTGGTTGGAGGGTTTGATGCCCGTTTGCAGAACCTGACCACCATTTTGATTCGCATTATATCCCCGGCGGTTGTCTTTTTCGGTGTGTCCGGTGTCCTGACTGCGCTGCTGTATGCACAGCAAGTTTTTACATATCCCGCAATGGGTGCGGCTGTGTTCAACCTTGGAGGTATCCTCGGCACGCAGTTGCTTGCGCGTCGCATTGGCATTGCTAGCCTCACTCTTGGCATCGTGCTTGGTGCATTCCTGCAAATGGCGGTACAACTTCCGGGGCTCCGTCGGGGCAGGATTCGCTTTTCGCTCAGCCTGCGACATCCAGCTCTGCGGCGCATTGTTGTGTTGTATGTTCCGGTAGTTCTCAGCCTGATCATCAGCCAGATAGGCATTGTCATTGACCGTAATTTGGCCTCGCATGTCGGTGAACAGGCCATTGCCTGGATGGCGGCTGCTACTCGCCTGCGTGAATTTCCCCTGGGACTGGTGTCCACAGCAGTTTCCATGGCGATATTGCCCGCTTTGTCGCGCTTGGATCTGCACAGCGGGCGTGAGGAGTTCAAAGAGACCCTCGCTCTGGGGCTTCGTTTGGTGTTGGTGCTTATCGTTCCAGCGACAGTGGGACTCTTCGTCCTAAGTGTGCCGATCATCTCGCTCATTTTTCAGCATGGTGAATTCACTGCTTTTGACACTCAGCAGACTGCCCGGGCTCTTATCTGCTATCTTTTGGGCACACCATTTGCTGCGGTGGATTTGTTGCTGATCTTTGCTTTCTACTCGCAGAAGGATACGGTGACGCCAGTGATTGTGGGCATCGTCTGCGTGTTCATTTATTTGGTGGTGGCCCCCGTTCTTGCTTTTGTCCTAGGTCTAGGCATGCTTGGTCTTGTTCTTGCCAACTCTGTGCAGTTAACCAGTCACGCCATTATCATGTTGATCCTGTTGCGTCGCCGTATGGGGCCATTGGCGAAGCAGCAGTTACCACTAGCCATTGGCAAAATTGCGTTAGCTTCTGTGACAATGGGCATTTTGGTCTACCTAAGCCTCACGGCATTGTATGTGATGGTGCCAGGCGAGGGATTGATAGCTAGAACGATCCGAGTTGGCGTAGCTGGGGCAGTGGGGCTACTGGTTTACGCTCTCGGTGTAACACGGCTTGGCGTAGAAGAAGCGAGTCTTTTGGTTAACATAATACAAAGAAAGAGTCGGCAAACTGTGCTGCCAAGCCAAGACGTAAAGAAAGCATGA
- the rfaE2 gene encoding D-glycero-beta-D-manno-heptose 1-phosphate adenylyltransferase, producing the protein MGKVISLAEAKRIRQRMRRRGRVAVFTNGVFDLLHVGHVRYLQAARTLGHALFVGLNSDASARRLKGLGRPLIAQAERAEILCALSCIDYVIFFDEDTAEQLIHALQPDIYVKGGDYAIEGAGQPGKMLPEARIVEDYGGRVVILPYTPGHSTSQLIARIREQSSAER; encoded by the coding sequence ATGGGCAAGGTCATCTCGCTTGCTGAGGCAAAACGCATACGCCAGAGGATGCGCCGCCGAGGTAGGGTAGCAGTGTTTACCAATGGTGTTTTTGACCTGTTGCACGTTGGACATGTCCGTTACCTGCAAGCAGCGCGTACCTTGGGCCATGCCCTCTTCGTTGGCCTGAACAGCGATGCATCGGCACGCAGATTGAAAGGACTGGGCAGGCCCTTGATCGCGCAAGCAGAACGAGCAGAGATCCTGTGCGCGTTGTCCTGCATAGACTATGTCATCTTCTTTGATGAGGACACTGCCGAGCAGCTTATCCATGCTCTGCAACCAGACATCTATGTCAAAGGCGGGGATTACGCCATTGAAGGTGCAGGACAACCTGGCAAAATGTTGCCGGAGGCCCGGATTGTTGAAGATTATGGCGGGCGGGTAGTAATCCTGCCTTATACGCCAGGGCATTCCACCAGTCAGCTCATCGCCCGCATTCGGGAGCAAAGCAGCGCAGAAAGATAG
- a CDS encoding DUF4910 domain-containing protein, producing MFKDIQRAVVEEYSGIRAKEYVAEIIRHHRIQASPGFRAAAERCCDILAGFGLSAEVLHFPADEKTQYWGSPMFQEWAATEATLHLIEPVDKARKLADYAEVKCSLIQRSMPVENLEAELVLLEDGEEEKEYENLDLRGKVVLTKGDLDRVRELAVGRHGAAGILFDGMRESPPIRQRIDLPDAVQYTSFWWRPGDKKCFGFVLSPRTGEDLRKLIKSQQREGKPPVKVRAKVVSCLYDGYIEVVSALIPGETDEEVVVIAHLCHPQPSANDNASGSAALLESARTLQHLIQHGKLSPPKRGIRLLLVPEMTGTYAYLATHEEEIPRIVAGINLDMVGQNQDLCGSVFIIEGTPAATPSFVTDLLERMREEWIAQAQNLSSSFSYPLFRHTVTPFSGGSDHYILSDPTVGVPTAMLIQWPDKFYHTSEDTLDKVDPRMLAILGGLATTYAYFVANAEAHEADWLGHEMLARFKARLIRSMQSSLTDALSAKNSEELAQAAARLGRTVEFAASRQREAYRSLLRLAPREEWLIDDLNQEVDRTVCQEMEQARKTLQRKAQQLGLAEIPPLPQKEPDEWEKQAATMVPTRLFRGPVSPGAYMHKLTPQEKEEVYAWMKEHRAQYYGMSTVANYWADGNRTVAEIADLVELETGQRNVQLLVKHFKLLARLGLVALSSK from the coding sequence ATGTTCAAAGATATCCAAAGGGCTGTCGTCGAAGAGTATTCCGGCATACGCGCCAAAGAGTACGTAGCCGAGATCATACGCCACCATCGCATACAGGCCAGCCCAGGATTCCGCGCTGCAGCAGAGCGCTGCTGCGACATCCTGGCTGGCTTTGGCCTGTCAGCAGAAGTGCTCCATTTTCCCGCCGATGAGAAAACGCAGTATTGGGGCTCGCCTATGTTTCAGGAATGGGCAGCAACTGAAGCTACTCTGCATCTCATCGAGCCTGTAGACAAGGCTCGCAAATTAGCGGACTATGCCGAGGTCAAATGTTCACTCATCCAGCGCAGCATGCCAGTGGAAAACCTAGAAGCCGAGCTCGTCTTGCTGGAGGACGGTGAGGAAGAAAAGGAGTATGAAAACCTCGATCTCCGGGGTAAAGTCGTCTTGACTAAGGGCGACCTCGACCGTGTGCGCGAGTTGGCAGTTGGTAGGCACGGTGCTGCAGGCATCCTTTTTGATGGCATGCGCGAGTCACCGCCGATTCGGCAGCGCATTGATCTGCCAGATGCAGTGCAATACACGTCTTTTTGGTGGCGCCCAGGGGACAAGAAATGCTTTGGGTTTGTGCTATCCCCTCGTACAGGCGAAGACCTGCGGAAACTAATCAAGTCACAGCAGCGCGAAGGCAAGCCACCGGTCAAAGTACGCGCCAAGGTAGTTAGTTGCCTCTACGATGGGTATATCGAAGTGGTATCGGCACTTATCCCAGGCGAAACGGACGAAGAAGTGGTCGTCATCGCCCATCTCTGCCACCCTCAACCATCGGCCAACGACAATGCCTCGGGCAGTGCCGCGCTGCTAGAATCGGCACGCACATTGCAGCATCTGATTCAGCATGGCAAACTATCGCCGCCCAAACGCGGCATCCGTCTGCTTCTTGTGCCCGAGATGACCGGCACCTATGCGTACTTGGCCACACATGAAGAAGAGATCCCTCGCATAGTAGCAGGGATCAACCTGGATATGGTGGGACAAAACCAGGACTTGTGTGGCAGTGTATTCATCATCGAAGGAACACCGGCAGCAACGCCTTCTTTTGTCACGGATCTCCTCGAACGCATGCGTGAAGAGTGGATAGCTCAGGCTCAGAATCTCTCCAGTTCATTTTCCTACCCACTGTTCCGACACACCGTTACGCCATTTTCCGGTGGCAGCGACCACTACATCCTATCGGATCCAACCGTAGGTGTGCCCACTGCAATGCTGATTCAATGGCCAGACAAATTCTATCACACCTCTGAAGATACCTTGGACAAGGTAGACCCGCGCATGCTGGCCATTCTGGGTGGGTTGGCAACTACTTACGCTTATTTCGTAGCCAATGCTGAGGCCCATGAAGCAGACTGGTTGGGCCACGAGATGCTGGCTAGGTTCAAAGCGCGCCTGATACGCAGCATGCAGAGTTCTTTGACTGACGCCCTGTCGGCCAAGAATAGCGAGGAGTTAGCGCAGGCAGCAGCACGCCTGGGAAGAACAGTGGAATTTGCCGCGAGTAGGCAGCGAGAAGCTTATCGCTCGCTCCTGCGCCTAGCCCCTAGAGAGGAATGGCTGATTGATGACCTGAACCAGGAAGTGGATCGCACTGTATGCCAGGAGATGGAGCAAGCCAGAAAAACTTTGCAGCGGAAAGCGCAGCAGTTAGGCCTGGCAGAAATTCCTCCCCTTCCACAAAAGGAGCCGGATGAATGGGAGAAACAGGCCGCAACAATGGTGCCGACCCGTCTGTTCCGTGGGCCAGTTTCCCCAGGGGCCTACATGCACAAATTGACTCCTCAGGAAAAAGAGGAAGTCTATGCCTGGATGAAGGAGCACCGCGCCCAGTACTATGGAATGAGCACTGTAGCCAACTACTGGGCTGATGGCAATCGGACTGTAGCAGAGATAGCGGACCTGGTAGAATTGGAAACAGGACAGCGTAACGTGCAACTGTTGGTGAAGCATTTCAAACTTCTGGCCCGATTGGGGTTAGTGGCACTAAGCAGCAAATAG
- a CDS encoding M23 family metallopeptidase: MRNTILVQQEEVRTLSQQVEEFQIELASISALSNEIRELIGLPASTTTPIATLAAYFDSSCKNPAYEKHLASIDSEGMGGLLTRELSERSMALAMEKSQDIIGMQFTLPSTFRELLYLREQVLERMEKIEPEKRSDPAELERQLRLLAAAPHLWPTAVRRISSKFGYRTLYGTLEFHNGIDIPIWYGSQVFATKDGVVTKAGWQAGYGWIVEIEHDMGFTTIYGHNSKLLVKKGDEVKAGDVIALSGSSGRSTGPHLHYEIRLNDVPVDPLKYLDTDIPYVITK; the protein is encoded by the coding sequence ATGCGCAACACGATCCTCGTCCAGCAAGAAGAAGTCCGCACTCTGTCTCAGCAGGTTGAAGAGTTTCAGATAGAACTGGCAAGCATTAGCGCTTTGAGCAATGAGATTCGCGAGCTAATCGGTCTGCCAGCATCAACCACTACCCCTATTGCGACTCTGGCAGCCTATTTTGACTCGTCATGCAAAAACCCTGCCTACGAGAAACACCTCGCTTCCATTGACTCCGAAGGTATGGGGGGCCTCCTTACCCGTGAATTGTCCGAACGCAGCATGGCCCTGGCTATGGAAAAGAGCCAGGATATAATTGGCATGCAATTTACCTTGCCTAGCACCTTCCGCGAACTGCTGTACTTGCGAGAGCAGGTGCTTGAGCGTATGGAAAAAATTGAGCCCGAAAAACGCAGCGACCCTGCGGAACTAGAACGACAATTGCGACTTCTGGCAGCAGCTCCACACCTCTGGCCAACAGCAGTTCGCCGCATTAGTTCGAAGTTCGGATACCGCACTTTATATGGAACGCTAGAATTCCATAATGGTATTGACATCCCGATTTGGTACGGAAGCCAGGTCTTCGCCACCAAGGATGGGGTAGTGACCAAAGCCGGTTGGCAGGCAGGCTACGGCTGGATAGTTGAGATAGAGCATGACATGGGCTTTACCACTATCTATGGCCATAACTCCAAACTGCTGGTGAAGAAAGGGGATGAAGTTAAAGCTGGCGATGTCATTGCCCTCTCAGGCAGTTCTGGCCGTTCTACAGGTCCTCACTTGCACTATGAGATTCGCCTGAATGATGTGCCTGTTGATCCTTTGAAGTACCTCGATACAGACATCCCATATGTGATAACAAAGTAG
- a CDS encoding tetratricopeptide repeat protein — protein MYIRPTTRQPRRWPWLLVLILVLASAGFWYVESRGLDLAHLPGFLGQQRPTPTPTEISSKEYTASGDRFFANGQMDEAIAAYRRAIELDPSNATAHARLGRLLTLRGRYAEGLRLAQRAVELDSENAENQAILGMVLDWNGDYERAVEACLKAIDLDPNYATAYAYLAEAYADKGRLEYALQIAERAISFDPHNFYAHRNLGYILERLGDSEAAVSAYIEAISLQPNLVYLYLTLGRHYRAIRDYEGAIAQFQKAIEVDPRDPTAYDSLGLVYFDQREYELAAAQFKKALEIDPEYAAAYGHMGWCYYTQLRYEDAIPYFERAISLGATAIEYYYELGLCYVYINDCEKARPWLEKALEIDPYAQPALQGLKACEGR, from the coding sequence ATGTATATCCGACCGACTACTCGCCAGCCCCGTCGCTGGCCATGGCTCTTAGTCTTGATCCTTGTGCTTGCCTCTGCAGGCTTTTGGTATGTAGAGTCCAGAGGACTGGACTTGGCGCACTTGCCGGGCTTTTTAGGTCAGCAACGACCAACCCCAACGCCTACGGAGATTAGCAGCAAGGAATACACGGCTTCTGGCGATCGCTTTTTCGCCAACGGACAGATGGATGAAGCAATTGCCGCGTATCGTCGTGCCATAGAGCTAGATCCGAGCAACGCGACCGCTCACGCGCGCTTGGGACGCTTGCTCACCTTGAGAGGTCGCTATGCAGAAGGTCTACGCTTGGCACAAAGAGCAGTTGAGCTTGATTCCGAAAATGCAGAGAATCAGGCCATCCTGGGCATGGTCTTAGACTGGAATGGCGATTACGAGCGTGCTGTGGAAGCCTGTCTGAAAGCGATAGACCTTGACCCAAACTACGCCACAGCCTATGCTTACCTAGCCGAGGCCTACGCAGATAAGGGGCGTCTGGAATACGCACTGCAGATAGCCGAGAGAGCCATTTCCTTCGATCCTCATAACTTCTATGCACACCGCAATCTGGGCTACATTTTGGAAAGGCTGGGCGATTCCGAGGCAGCTGTCAGCGCATACATCGAAGCTATCTCTTTGCAACCCAATCTAGTTTATCTCTATCTCACTTTGGGTCGCCATTATCGAGCCATTAGAGACTATGAGGGGGCTATTGCCCAATTCCAAAAGGCGATTGAGGTAGATCCACGTGACCCAACTGCCTATGACAGCCTAGGTCTAGTATACTTTGATCAGCGGGAATATGAACTTGCGGCTGCCCAGTTCAAGAAAGCGCTAGAGATAGACCCTGAGTATGCCGCTGCCTATGGACACATGGGCTGGTGTTACTACACGCAGCTCCGCTATGAAGATGCCATTCCCTACTTTGAGCGCGCGATTTCTTTAGGCGCTACGGCGATTGAGTATTATTATGAACTGGGCTTGTGCTACGTCTATATTAACGATTGCGAAAAGGCTCGTCCTTGGTTGGAGAAAGCCTTGGAGATTGACCCGTATGCTCAACCGGCTTTGCAGGGTCTAAAAGCCTGTGAAGGAAGATAA
- a CDS encoding DNA topoisomerase I: MASKSKPNSETTWLTQLIHNGVLVPPAPEPRGLVLMVRGEPIQLTPKQEEMALAWARKQGTPYVEDSVFVRNFLQDFSAALGMEPPLSLDEVDFGPAIQLVEAEREAKARLSKEERKAQAAARKAQREALKEQYGYAIVNGERTELGTYMVEPSGIFMGRGKHPLRGRWKEGPQQRDITLNLSPDAPRPPGEWQDIIWQPDGLWVARWKDKLSDKMKYIWLGDTASIRQAREAEKFDQAILLHAQLEQVRAGIQAALSSPDPKRRMIATACYLIDVLGLRVGDEKDPDEADTVGATTLRPEHVTLHADGIAEFHFLGKDSVRWHKKVTLPEAVYCNLQELIQNARPPSNNARKNGKRHPTRDKPQIFPDIDSQDVNAFLSELLPGLTAKVFRTHHATQLVQENLAKADIQASDPEYEKWQAISMANVQAAIFCNHTKKVAANWTARREKFAARERKAQQRVEGCRAKVQQYQEARSALLRESRTKLAACSTPKQREKIQISYQKKLERAEYKLAIAQERLQKAAHALGKVRAESRVAREKRDWNLTTSLKSYIDPRVLYHWGRHVEYDVLHKYYPKNLQRKFSWVQHADETAQEDQPLQKMDEEQHSTPDGIRRA, encoded by the coding sequence ATGGCATCTAAAAGCAAACCCAACAGTGAAACAACCTGGCTAACCCAGTTGATCCACAATGGCGTACTTGTGCCGCCTGCACCAGAGCCACGTGGTCTGGTGCTAATGGTGCGTGGCGAGCCAATTCAGCTTACACCCAAACAGGAGGAAATGGCCCTGGCCTGGGCCAGAAAACAAGGCACGCCTTATGTGGAGGATAGTGTCTTTGTGCGCAATTTCCTGCAGGATTTCAGCGCCGCATTGGGCATGGAACCACCACTTTCCCTCGATGAGGTGGATTTTGGGCCGGCTATCCAGTTGGTAGAGGCTGAACGCGAGGCCAAGGCTAGGCTGAGCAAGGAGGAGCGCAAAGCACAGGCCGCAGCACGCAAGGCACAGCGCGAAGCGCTCAAGGAGCAATATGGCTATGCCATTGTCAATGGCGAACGCACCGAACTGGGCACCTACATGGTCGAGCCCAGTGGTATTTTCATGGGACGAGGCAAGCATCCTCTGCGTGGGCGCTGGAAAGAAGGTCCACAACAGCGCGACATTACCCTGAACCTCAGCCCGGATGCGCCCAGGCCGCCTGGCGAATGGCAAGACATCATCTGGCAGCCCGATGGCCTATGGGTGGCGCGCTGGAAGGACAAGCTATCCGACAAGATGAAGTACATCTGGTTGGGCGATACTGCTTCCATCCGGCAAGCTCGCGAGGCAGAAAAGTTCGATCAAGCGATTCTATTGCACGCGCAATTGGAGCAGGTGCGTGCAGGGATCCAAGCTGCATTGTCCAGCCCTGACCCCAAGCGCAGGATGATCGCCACTGCTTGCTATCTGATTGATGTGCTGGGACTGCGCGTGGGCGATGAAAAGGACCCCGATGAAGCAGATACTGTTGGCGCAACCACCTTGCGCCCTGAGCATGTCACACTGCACGCCGATGGAATAGCCGAGTTCCACTTCCTAGGTAAGGATTCCGTGCGCTGGCACAAGAAAGTAACACTGCCAGAGGCAGTATACTGTAACTTGCAAGAATTGATCCAAAATGCCCGACCACCGAGTAACAATGCGCGCAAGAATGGCAAGCGGCATCCTACCCGCGACAAACCGCAAATTTTCCCCGATATTGACAGCCAAGATGTCAATGCTTTTCTTTCCGAATTGTTGCCCGGGTTGACAGCTAAGGTATTCCGCACGCACCACGCCACACAATTGGTGCAGGAAAACCTAGCCAAAGCCGATATCCAGGCATCGGATCCCGAGTACGAAAAATGGCAGGCAATAAGCATGGCCAATGTACAGGCAGCTATATTCTGCAATCATACTAAAAAAGTGGCTGCCAATTGGACTGCTCGCCGAGAAAAGTTTGCCGCACGGGAGCGCAAAGCGCAGCAGCGAGTGGAAGGGTGCCGTGCCAAGGTTCAGCAATACCAAGAGGCACGGAGTGCATTGCTTCGGGAATCCCGCACGAAACTCGCCGCGTGCTCGACCCCCAAGCAGCGGGAAAAGATCCAAATCTCCTATCAGAAGAAACTGGAACGCGCCGAATACAAATTAGCCATCGCTCAAGAAAGGCTGCAAAAGGCCGCCCACGCGCTGGGCAAAGTGAGAGCAGAATCACGTGTGGCTAGAGAGAAACGCGATTGGAACCTGACTACCAGCTTAAAGTCCTACATTGACCCACGAGTCCTGTACCACTGGGGACGGCATGTCGAGTACGATGTGCTGCATAAGTACTATCCCAAAAACCTGCAGCGCAAATTCTCCTGGGTCCAGCACGCAGATGAGACAGCCCAGGAGGATCAGCCACTTCAGAAGATGGACGAGGAACAGCACTCCACGCCTGATGGGATTCGGAGGGCATAA
- the radC gene encoding DNA repair protein RadC, translating into MIRELPPSERPRERLQHYGAAALSNGELLAIILRTGVGGENVLDLAQRLLSTYHGLAGLARASFSELASEHGLGIAKAAQVQAAFELGKRLLVASPEERPQVTSPADAANLLMPEMGLLEQEHLRTLLLDTKHRVLASPTVYVGNVNTSVIRVAELFREAIRLNCVAIIVAHNHPSGDPTPSPDDVRVTEQIVQAGKLLDIEVLDHLVIGHQRYVSMKERGLGFA; encoded by the coding sequence ATGATTCGTGAGTTACCCCCTTCGGAACGCCCCCGAGAACGATTGCAACACTATGGCGCTGCTGCTCTTTCTAATGGCGAATTACTGGCCATCATCCTGCGCACGGGAGTCGGCGGAGAGAACGTCCTTGATTTGGCGCAACGCTTGCTTTCGACCTATCATGGGCTGGCGGGGTTGGCGCGAGCCAGCTTCAGCGAGCTGGCGAGTGAGCACGGGCTAGGCATAGCCAAAGCAGCACAGGTACAAGCAGCATTTGAATTGGGAAAACGCTTGCTCGTTGCCTCCCCAGAGGAGCGTCCTCAGGTCACCTCGCCTGCTGATGCTGCCAATCTGCTCATGCCAGAGATGGGATTGCTGGAGCAGGAGCACCTGCGTACGTTGCTGTTGGACACCAAGCACCGTGTGCTGGCTTCGCCAACGGTTTATGTGGGCAACGTGAATACTTCAGTCATTCGCGTGGCGGAACTGTTCCGCGAAGCGATTCGACTCAATTGCGTGGCCATCATTGTCGCGCATAACCATCCCTCAGGTGACCCCACGCCCTCTCCTGATGATGTGCGCGTCACCGAGCAGATTGTGCAGGCGGGAAAACTGCTTGACATCGAGGTACTGGATCACCTCGTCATCGGCCATCAGCGCTACGTCAGCATGAAGGAGCGCGGGCTGGGATTTGCATAA
- a CDS encoding polymer-forming cytoskeletal protein, whose protein sequence is MEKAVFRKERTFVPFTGKIENIVGPTASFQGHLKAEGNVRIDGHFDGSVETTGNVIIGEKAKVSADIVASNVQVWGAVKGNITASGRLEILPSGRVWGDIKVTSLLIDEGGMFRGKSLLVGEEQEPFLLEAPTGTGTETGKESEE, encoded by the coding sequence ATAGAAAAAGCAGTGTTCAGGAAGGAACGCACTTTTGTCCCCTTTACTGGCAAGATCGAGAACATTGTGGGGCCAACTGCCAGTTTCCAGGGACACTTGAAAGCGGAAGGAAATGTGCGGATTGATGGCCATTTCGATGGCTCTGTAGAAACGACCGGCAATGTGATCATTGGTGAAAAGGCAAAAGTTAGTGCTGACATCGTTGCCAGCAATGTCCAGGTATGGGGTGCGGTCAAGGGAAATATCACTGCATCTGGCCGACTCGAGATCCTGCCTTCTGGTCGTGTTTGGGGAGATATCAAAGTTACCTCCTTGTTGATTGACGAAGGGGGAATGTTCCGCGGAAAAAGCCTCTTGGTCGGGGAAGAGCAGGAACCATTTTTGCTCGAGGCTCCTACAGGGACAGGTACCGAAACGGGAAAAGAATCTGAAGAATAA
- a CDS encoding XTP/dITP diphosphatase: MTNLFLATDNPGKMREYEQLLAPLRVKLWTPHLLGLALAVHEDGASYAENARVKALTYMRASGMPTLADDSGLEVDALGGAPGIHSARYAGHDANDADRCYLLLQQLEGVPREKRTARFRCVLVLATPDGEVHSTEGICEGFIGFEPQGSHGFGYDPIFFLPEYGQTMGQLSPEIKNRISHRARAVQKMFPVLSRILAEPTFSRGD; this comes from the coding sequence ATGACCAACCTGTTTCTTGCTACGGATAACCCCGGCAAAATGCGAGAGTATGAGCAACTATTGGCGCCCTTGCGAGTCAAACTCTGGACTCCGCACTTGTTGGGGCTTGCGCTTGCTGTGCATGAGGATGGAGCTTCTTATGCTGAGAATGCGCGGGTCAAAGCGCTCACCTACATGCGGGCCAGTGGCATGCCAACCCTCGCAGATGACTCCGGTCTAGAGGTAGATGCTTTGGGTGGGGCACCGGGCATACACTCAGCACGCTATGCTGGTCATGATGCCAACGATGCAGACCGCTGCTATTTGCTCCTGCAGCAACTCGAAGGAGTTCCCAGGGAAAAGCGTACCGCTCGCTTCCGCTGTGTTCTCGTGTTAGCCACGCCAGATGGCGAGGTTCACAGCACGGAAGGAATCTGTGAAGGGTTCATTGGTTTTGAGCCGCAAGGCAGTCATGGGTTTGGCTATGACCCCATCTTCTTTTTGCCAGAATATGGACAGACTATGGGCCAGTTATCACCGGAGATTAAGAATCGCATTAGCCATCGTGCCAGGGCGGTGCAGAAGATGTTTCCCGTGTTGTCCCGCATCCTGGCTGAACCAACTTTCTCTCGAGGAGATTGA